The Candidatus Desulfatibia profunda region AAATTACCAGCTATCAGCGCAACAGAATTTTTTTCAAGGAACATATGGATATTTTCAGGGAGAAAAATGAAATATAGCATTTTTTATTGTGCGTTATATGCCAAAAAACACAATATGGAAGTCTGTGTTGTGTGTTTAAATAAAAGCCGAAATGGACGAGGATTTTAAACGGGGTGCTAAACAGATCGAGAATAGCGCATTGAGCAACCACAACAAAAAAGATATGAGTATAATTCAAATAAGATAGCGCAAGCTCATCAATGCCAAAAAGCGCCGCAAAAAAGCCCTCATGCAGCAACTACTTACGGGTAAAAAGCGGTTTAAGGATAATGGTGGGAACGATTGGCACATTAGGCCTATAGGAGAACTTATTACGCCTTTATCACGTCCAGTTCCCAAACCGAAAGAACCATATCTATCGATTGGAGTTCGTAGTCATGGCAAAGGAACTTTTCAGAAGATTGTCGATCTACCCGAGAAGGTCATGATGGACACTCTATATCGCATCGATTTTCAAGATCTTATAACAAACATTACTTTTGCATGGGAAGGAGCTATCGCTATTGCAACAGAACGAGACAAAGGTGGGTTAGTATCTCATAGATTCCCTACATAGCGGTTTAGAGAAAAAGAAGCAGATATTGGCTTTTTCAGCCACCTAATCTTGACGAAAAAATTTGTTTGGGATCTTGGTCTAATCTCACCTGGGGGAGCAGGTAGAAACCGAATAATGAATAAGATGGATTTTTTGAAACTTAAAGTTCTTGTACCCCCAATAGAAATACAAGAGGAAATCGGAAAGATACTAACAACAGTTGATTATGAAATAAAGATGTTAGAAGACTATCGGAACGCTGTGGATAAACAAAAACGCGGATTGATGCAAAAGCTGCTTACCGGCGAAGTCCGCGTAATTGTGTGAGGTGATTATGGAAAGAATTATGATTTTGCCGTAATCATGAAGAAATTTCCCGACAACAAACGGCGGTTGATCACTCCATTCTATATAAATAGAATTTATACGCGAAAGGATTTTGAGAAAAAATTTGCAAACCGCATCAAAAATAAGTGTAATTCATGAAATATAAGGTGGTTACCTAACACACCACGGAAGTCACCACGGAAGTGACCCCGGAAGTCAAGCGGCTTCTGAATATTATAACCGGCGATCATTCTCGCAAGGAGCTTCAGGAACTACTCAGGTTGAAAAACGCTGAGCATTTTCGAAAAGCTTACCTCTTACCGGCAATAAACGCCGGCCTTGTGCAAATGACACTGCCGGACAAACCGAAAAGTCGGCTTCAAAAATACCGGCTTACGGAAACAGGGCAGGCGTTGCAGAAATCGCTGGCGGGAGGAACCCGGGCAAAAACATAAGAAGATTACTTTGGAGATACCCATGATCAAGCTTGAAAATTTCAAATCCGGTGTTTGGCGGCAGCAGACACAGTACAAGAGTTTTCTGCCGGAGAAGATCAATCATGGATGGACTTGGGAAGATCCAAGGGTCAACACCTTGCTGGAGGATGCCACCCGGGCGCTTGGCGAACTGAACGCACTGACCATCATGGTACCGGATGTGGATCTGTTTATCCGGATGCATGTTTTCAAGGAAGCGAGCCAGTCCAGCCGCATCGAGGGCACGCAGACCCGAATGGATGAGGCCCTGATGCCTGAGAAATGGATTGCTCCGGAACGGCGGGATGACTGGCATGAGGTCCAGAACTACGTTGTTGCCATGAACCAGGCGTTGGAGGAGTTGAAGACCTTGCCCCTTTCCAACCGGTTGTTGCGCAATACGCATCGAACATTATTGCAAGATGTTCGGGGCAGGCACAAGCTACCGGGCGAATTTCGCCGAAGCCAGAACTGGATCGGTGGCTCCAGTCTGAAAGACGCTGTTTACATTCCACCAAACCACGAGGATGTGGCGGACCTGATGAGTGATCTTGAAAAATTTTTACATAACGAGGCAATAGACGTGCCGCATCTTATTCGAATAGCCGTTGCCCATTATCAGTTCGAGACGATTCATCCCTTTTTGGACGGCAACGGCCGTATCGGACGACTCATGATCCCTCTTTACCTGGTCAGCAAGGGACTGCTAAGGAAGCCTTCGCTCTATCTCTCTGACTTTTTTGAAAGAAACCGCTCCGCTTATTATGATGCCCTGACCATTGTGCGGGAAGCAAACAATATGCTCCATTGGATGAAATTCTTTTTGAACGGGGTGGTGGAGACATCGCAAGGGGGTGTTGAAACATTCCAGCGTTTGCTGGCCCTGAGAAATGACTGCGAGGCAAAGCTGGTTAATTTGGGCCGGCGGGCCGAGAATGGCCGAAAATTTCTGATTTATCTGTACAGTAGACCAATTATAACAGTTGCTGATGTGCAGGGTTTGCTGGATATAGGCCATAAACCGGCAAACAATCTGGTCAAAGCGTTTGTTGATTTGGAAATCCTGAAACAAGTGCCTGAGAGACAGCGAAACCGCCTGTTTACTTTTGAAAAATATCTTAGCCTTTTTTAATGTTCCGGAAGAAGGTTAAAAGTCTTTCTGTTGTTTTCTTGTGTGACTTTTGTCCCAGAAAAGTCACACAAGAAAATTTTTATGGTACTTTTGAACAATAAAAAATTATTAACGGCTATTATACGGGTTAAAACATAGGAAAAGCCTATGGAAGAGCAAGCCCCATTTGGAAAACCTGATTACGAGCTGCCGAGCTATTTAGAAAAGGTTCAATCGCAGCTACCGGCACTGCATTTGTTGATGCAAATGGGCTGGCAGTATTTGACGCCGGAAGAGACCGTTCAGCTCCGGAGCGGACGGCTGGGTTCAACGATTCTGGAGCCGATTCTGGTCAATCACATCCGTAGGCACTGCTGCTATGAATTTAAAGGCGCAACACACCCATTTACGGAAAATGCCATCCAAAACGCAGTCCAAGCGCTAAAAGGATTTCGAGCAACAGGTGCAACGCACCAGAATGAACAGGCCTATGACCTGTTATGTCTCGGAACCAGTGTGCCCCAGACGGTTGAAGGGGACACCAAAAGCTTTACCATCGACTTTATCGACTGGAAGAACCCTGAAA contains the following coding sequences:
- a CDS encoding restriction endonuclease subunit S; translation: MNKMDFLKLKVLVPPIEIQEEIGKILTTVDYEIKMLEDYRNAVDKQKRGLMQKLLTGEVRVIV
- a CDS encoding restriction endonuclease subunit R, with the protein product MEEQAPFGKPDYELPSYLEKVQSQLPALHLLMQMGWQYLTPEETVQLRSGRLGSTILEPILVNHIRRHCCYEFKGATHPFTENAIQNAVQALKGFRATGATHQNEQAYDLLCLGTSVPQTVEGDTKSFTIDFIDWKNPE
- a CDS encoding Fic family protein, with the translated sequence MKLENFKSGVWRQQTQYKSFLPEKINHGWTWEDPRVNTLLEDATRALGELNALTIMVPDVDLFIRMHVFKEASQSSRIEGTQTRMDEALMPEKWIAPERRDDWHEVQNYVVAMNQALEELKTLPLSNRLLRNTHRTLLQDVRGRHKLPGEFRRSQNWIGGSSLKDAVYIPPNHEDVADLMSDLEKFLHNEAIDVPHLIRIAVAHYQFETIHPFLDGNGRIGRLMIPLYLVSKGLLRKPSLYLSDFFERNRSAYYDALTIVREANNMLHWMKFFLNGVVETSQGGVETFQRLLALRNDCEAKLVNLGRRAENGRKFLIYLYSRPIITVADVQGLLDIGHKPANNLVKAFVDLEILKQVPERQRNRLFTFEKYLSLF